The following proteins are encoded in a genomic region of Neomonachus schauinslandi chromosome 7, ASM220157v2, whole genome shotgun sequence:
- the GCSAML gene encoding germinal center-associated signaling and motility-like protein: protein MCKEVSSTSNQENENGSGSEELCYSIISHRPYRRPSLSSNDDGYENIDSTTKRVRPFRNGSETEYALVKMTCVTRPSSCTLEHDYELVLPH, encoded by the exons ATGT gTAAAGAAGTTTCATCTACTTCTAATcag GAAAATGAGAATGGCAGTGGTTCTGAGGAACTGTGCTACTCCATCATTAGTCACAGACCTTATCGGAGGCCCTCCCTGAGCTCCAATGATGATGGTTATGAGAATATTGACTCTACCACAAAGAGAGTGAGGCCATTTAGAAATGGGTCAGAAACAGAATATGCCCTTGTCAAGATGACTTGTGTTACTAGGCCTTCTTCCTGTACCCTCGAGCATGATTATGAACTTGTGCTTCCCCACTAG